A genome region from Dreissena polymorpha isolate Duluth1 chromosome 16, UMN_Dpol_1.0, whole genome shotgun sequence includes the following:
- the LOC127862990 gene encoding uncharacterized protein LOC127862990 isoform X16, translating to MLLKLAVFVIVLETGSVQALNQAVWLEDITQNAKTRNLDLGLPETLQFKLKRSGQQDLTLNLVENTRLNQNAPVYEVHTENDQNKLVKKETAPITDVKFYHDKENGGSFMVECSKRSKGACRRTLTGSLEIDNYAFEINPTQEMFVSRSLAGNKLNPHMLSRVVNRTGKRILSVIARRGHISEDTPVLPSYIDAPLPPSNPADTTNQNFGDDMRPYPTKPEPGRDNSGVISKLVEKELANELRQLLMKSELDAFTEKLHLHRQKRQSTNTYALEILVGVDPSVWKKYYAKAVDTATVTKEQATELFIRKRFSHIINGMSLRYESIEDPELNIYVSMTGIIFYKTIAANNPLPNAQTVETVEGREVADGYFYLKQLAGWLAGLSGTPDNDHAMVFTEYDIYSTDEDWGERSYGVIGMAWMNGVCNRNRVSIQEDDDYFTTTSVAAHELGHNLGSYHDGERSVDVASACSANSKFIMAPIVSSFSSSDAYTVNPWRFSTCSVKQFKNYIKSLGTNNCLLDSVDATDEYKIHSTKQPGELYSPTEQCQLEYGIHSRLGCGQSATNPRICLHMSCFHDGFCYDIAAARGTPCDDPSLNKWCKEGKCVSKETSENSTTTTRPTTTLSGIPEGCTNTGLYDWSCEEISAFFKNEYDLDPEDWCYDPSWQDRCCVMCYENSTTTTRPTTTLSGIPEGCTNTGLYDWSCEEFSAFLKNEYDYDPEDWCYDPSWQDGCCVMCYVNGIYYKK from the exons atgctaTTGAAATTAGCAGTTTTTGTGATTGTTCTGGAGACGGGATCGGTCCAGG CTTTGAATCAGGCCGTTTGGCTTGAGGATATCACCCAGAATGCCAAGACTCGCAATCTGGACCTTGGGTTGCCGGAAACTCTTCAGTTCAAGCTGAAGCGCAGCGGGCAACAGGATCTGACCTTGAATCTCGTGGAGAACACGCGACTGAACCAGAACGCTCCGGTTTACGAGGTCCACACAGAGAATGATCAAAATAAACTGGTCAAAAAAGAAACAGCGCCCATTACT GATGTGAAGTTCTACCACGACAAGGAGAATGGTGGTTCGTTCATGGTTGAATGCTCCAAGAGATCAAAGGGCGCGTGCCGACGAACACTG ACTGGTAGCTTGGAGATTGACAATTACGCCTTTGAAATCAACCCGACGCAGGAAATGTTTGTGTCAAGGTCACTGGCCGGCAACAAGCTTAATCCGCATATGCTTTCCAGGGTGGTAAATCGCACAGGAAAGCGTATTCTGAGCGTTATTGCTAGACGTGGTCACATTAGCGAAG ACACCCCAGTACTTCCTAGCTACATAGACGCTCCACTACCGCCTAGCAACCCGGCTGATACGACCAATCAGAACTTTGGTGACGATATGCGCCCTTACCCTACCAAGCCCGAACCTGGTCGTGATAACTCTGGGGTCATTAGTAAACTTGTTGAAAAAG AGCTTGCCAACGAATTACGACAACTTCTGATGAAGAGCGAGTTGGATGCCTTTACAGAG AAACTTCATCTTCATCGTCAGAAGAGACAATCAACCAACACGTACGCCCTGGAAATACTTGTCGGAGTCGACCCTTCCGTCTGGAAAAA GTACTACGCAAAAGCTGTTGACACAGCAACAGTGACTAAGGAGCAGGCAACTGAGTTGTTCATCCGGAAGCGTTTCTCTCACATCATTAACGGG ATGAGTCTTCGCTATGAAAGCATCGAAGATCCTGAGTTGAATATTTACGTGTCTATGACTGGAATCATCTTTTACAAG ACGATTGCTGCCAACAATCCGTTACCGAATGCTCAAACGGTGGAGACGGTTGAGGGGAGGGAGGTTGCAGATGGTTACTTCTACCTCAAACAACTGGCCGGTTGGCTTGCTGGTCTCTCTGGCACACCCGATAATGATCACGCTATGGTGTTTACCGA ATACGACATATACTCGACTGACGAAGATTGGGGAGAGAGATCGTACGGCGTGATAGGGATGGCCTGGATGAACGGCGTATGTAACAGAAATCGTGTGTCCATCCAAGAGGACGACGACTACTTCACAACGACCAGTGTCGCTGCGCACGAATTAGGACATAA CCTCGGTTCCTATCATGACGGCGAAAGAAGTGTTGACGTCGCCTCGGCTTGTTCCGCAAACTCAAAGTTCATCATGGCCCCGATTGTGTCCTCATTCAGTAGCAGCGATGCGTACACGGTGAACCCCTGGCGCTTCTCGACATGCTCCGTAAAGCAGTTTAAAAATTACATCAAGTCTCTGGGTACTAACAA CTGCCTGCTGGACTCCGTAGACGCCACGGACGAGTACAAAATCCACTCGACCAAGCAACCCGGTGAGCTTTACTCGCCAACAGAACAATGTCAGCTCGAATATGGAATACATTCGAGATTGGGATGCGGTCAG tCGGCCACAAACCCGCGGATATGCCTGCACATGTCATGTTTTCATGAtggtttttgttatgatattgcTGCCGCCCGAGGCACACCGTGCGACGATCCTTCTCTGAACAAG TGGTGCAAAGAGGGAAAATGTGTCTCTAAAGAAACGTCAG AAAACAGCACCACGACGACTAGGCCGACTACGACACTGAGCGGCATTCCGGAAGGCTGCACCAATACAGGCTTGTACGACTGGTCGTGTGAAGAAATAAGCGCCTTCTTCAAAAATGAGTACGACTTAGATCCTGAGGACTGGTGTTACGATCCCTCGTGGCAGGACAGATGCTGCGTCATGTGTTATG AAAACAGCACCACGACGACTAGGCCGACTACGACACTGAGCGGCATTCCGGAAGGCTGCACCAATACAGGCTTGTACGACTGGTCGTGTGAAGAATTTAGCGCCTTCCTCAAAAATGAGTACGACTACGATCCTGAGGACTGGTGTTACGATCCCTCGTGGCAGGACGGATGCTGCGTCATGTGCTATG TAAACGGCATTTACTACAAGAAATAA
- the LOC127862990 gene encoding uncharacterized protein LOC127862990 isoform X13: MLLKLAVFVIVLETGSVQALNQAVWLEDITQNAKTRNLDLGLPETLQFKLKRSGQQDLTLNLVENTRLNQNAPVYEVHTENDQNKLVKKETAPITDVKFYHDKENGGSFMVECSKRSKGACRRTLTGSLEIDNYAFEINPTQEMFVSRSLAGNKLNPHMLSRVVNRTGKRILSVIARRGHISEDTPVLPSYIDAPLPPSNPADTTNQNFGDDMRPYPTKPEPGRDNSGVISKLVEKELANELRQLLMKSELDAFTEKLHLHRQKRQSTNTYALEILVGVDPSVWKKYYAKAVDTATVTKEQATELFIRKRFSHIINGMSLRYESIEDPELNIYVSMTGIIFYKTIAANNPLPNAQTVETVEGREVADGYFYLKQLAGWLAGLSGTPDNDHAMVFTEYDIYSTDEDWGERSYGVIGMAWMNGVCNRNRVSIQEDDDYFTTTSVAAHELGHNLGSYHDGERSVDVASACSANSKFIMAPIVSSFSSSDAYTVNPWRFSTCSVKQFKNYIKSLGTNNCLLDSVDATDEYKIHSTKQPGELYSPTEQCQLEYGIHSRLGCGQSATNPRICLHMSCFHDGFCYDIAAARGTPCDDPSLNKWCKEGKCVSKETSENSTTTTRPTTTLSGIPEGCTNTGLYDWSCEEISAFFKNEYDLDPEDWCYDPSWQDRCCVMCYENSTTTTRPTTTLSGIPEGCTNTGLYDWSCEEISAFFKNEYDLDPEDWCYDPSWQDRCCVMCYENSTTTTRPTTTLSGIPEGCTNTGLYDWSCEEFSAFLKNEYDYDPEDWCYDPSWQDGCCVMCYVNGIYYKK, from the exons atgctaTTGAAATTAGCAGTTTTTGTGATTGTTCTGGAGACGGGATCGGTCCAGG CTTTGAATCAGGCCGTTTGGCTTGAGGATATCACCCAGAATGCCAAGACTCGCAATCTGGACCTTGGGTTGCCGGAAACTCTTCAGTTCAAGCTGAAGCGCAGCGGGCAACAGGATCTGACCTTGAATCTCGTGGAGAACACGCGACTGAACCAGAACGCTCCGGTTTACGAGGTCCACACAGAGAATGATCAAAATAAACTGGTCAAAAAAGAAACAGCGCCCATTACT GATGTGAAGTTCTACCACGACAAGGAGAATGGTGGTTCGTTCATGGTTGAATGCTCCAAGAGATCAAAGGGCGCGTGCCGACGAACACTG ACTGGTAGCTTGGAGATTGACAATTACGCCTTTGAAATCAACCCGACGCAGGAAATGTTTGTGTCAAGGTCACTGGCCGGCAACAAGCTTAATCCGCATATGCTTTCCAGGGTGGTAAATCGCACAGGAAAGCGTATTCTGAGCGTTATTGCTAGACGTGGTCACATTAGCGAAG ACACCCCAGTACTTCCTAGCTACATAGACGCTCCACTACCGCCTAGCAACCCGGCTGATACGACCAATCAGAACTTTGGTGACGATATGCGCCCTTACCCTACCAAGCCCGAACCTGGTCGTGATAACTCTGGGGTCATTAGTAAACTTGTTGAAAAAG AGCTTGCCAACGAATTACGACAACTTCTGATGAAGAGCGAGTTGGATGCCTTTACAGAG AAACTTCATCTTCATCGTCAGAAGAGACAATCAACCAACACGTACGCCCTGGAAATACTTGTCGGAGTCGACCCTTCCGTCTGGAAAAA GTACTACGCAAAAGCTGTTGACACAGCAACAGTGACTAAGGAGCAGGCAACTGAGTTGTTCATCCGGAAGCGTTTCTCTCACATCATTAACGGG ATGAGTCTTCGCTATGAAAGCATCGAAGATCCTGAGTTGAATATTTACGTGTCTATGACTGGAATCATCTTTTACAAG ACGATTGCTGCCAACAATCCGTTACCGAATGCTCAAACGGTGGAGACGGTTGAGGGGAGGGAGGTTGCAGATGGTTACTTCTACCTCAAACAACTGGCCGGTTGGCTTGCTGGTCTCTCTGGCACACCCGATAATGATCACGCTATGGTGTTTACCGA ATACGACATATACTCGACTGACGAAGATTGGGGAGAGAGATCGTACGGCGTGATAGGGATGGCCTGGATGAACGGCGTATGTAACAGAAATCGTGTGTCCATCCAAGAGGACGACGACTACTTCACAACGACCAGTGTCGCTGCGCACGAATTAGGACATAA CCTCGGTTCCTATCATGACGGCGAAAGAAGTGTTGACGTCGCCTCGGCTTGTTCCGCAAACTCAAAGTTCATCATGGCCCCGATTGTGTCCTCATTCAGTAGCAGCGATGCGTACACGGTGAACCCCTGGCGCTTCTCGACATGCTCCGTAAAGCAGTTTAAAAATTACATCAAGTCTCTGGGTACTAACAA CTGCCTGCTGGACTCCGTAGACGCCACGGACGAGTACAAAATCCACTCGACCAAGCAACCCGGTGAGCTTTACTCGCCAACAGAACAATGTCAGCTCGAATATGGAATACATTCGAGATTGGGATGCGGTCAG tCGGCCACAAACCCGCGGATATGCCTGCACATGTCATGTTTTCATGAtggtttttgttatgatattgcTGCCGCCCGAGGCACACCGTGCGACGATCCTTCTCTGAACAAG TGGTGCAAAGAGGGAAAATGTGTCTCTAAAGAAACGTCAG AAAACAGCACCACGACGACTAGGCCGACTACGACACTGAGCGGCATTCCGGAAGGCTGCACCAATACAGGCTTGTACGACTGGTCGTGTGAAGAAATAAGCGCCTTCTTCAAAAATGAGTACGACTTAGATCCTGAGGACTGGTGTTACGATCCCTCGTGGCAGGACAGATGCTGCGTCATGTGTTATG AAAACAGCACCACGACGACTAGGCCGACTACGACACTGAGCGGCATTCCGGAAGGCTGCACCAATACAGGCTTGTACGACTGGTCGTGTGAAGAAATAAGCGCCTTCTTCAAAAATGAGTACGACTTAGATCCTGAGGACTGGTGTTACGATCCCTCGTGGCAGGACAGATGCTGCGTCATGTGTTATG AAAACAGCACCACGACGACTAGGCCGACTACGACACTGAGCGGCATTCCGGAAGGCTGCACCAATACAGGCTTGTACGACTGGTCGTGTGAAGAATTTAGCGCCTTCCTCAAAAATGAGTACGACTACGATCCTGAGGACTGGTGTTACGATCCCTCGTGGCAGGACGGATGCTGCGTCATGTGCTATG TAAACGGCATTTACTACAAGAAATAA
- the LOC127862990 gene encoding uncharacterized protein LOC127862990 isoform X5, with protein sequence MLLKLAVFVIVLETGSVQALNQAVWLEDITQNAKTRNLDLGLPETLQFKLKRSGQQDLTLNLVENTRLNQNAPVYEVHTENDQNKLVKKETAPITDVKFYHDKENGGSFMVECSKRSKGACRRTLTGSLEIDNYAFEINPTQEMFVSRSLAGNKLNPHMLSRVVNRTGKRILSVIARRGHISEDTPVLPSYIDAPLPPSNPADTTNQNFGDDMRPYPTKPEPGRDNSGVISKLVEKELANELRQLLMKSELDAFTEKLHLHRQKRQSTNTYALEILVGVDPSVWKKYYAKAVDTATVTKEQATELFIRKRFSHIINGMSLRYESIEDPELNIYVSMTGIIFYKTIAANNPLPNAQTVETVEGREVADGYFYLKQLAGWLAGLSGTPDNDHAMVFTEYDIYSTDEDWGERSYGVIGMAWMNGVCNRNRVSIQEDDDYFTTTSVAAHELGHNLGSYHDGERSVDVASACSANSKFIMAPIVSSFSSSDAYTVNPWRFSTCSVKQFKNYIKSLGTNNCLLDSVDATDEYKIHSTKQPGELYSPTEQCQLEYGIHSRLGCGQSATNPRICLHMSCFHDGFCYDIAAARGTPCDDPSLNKWCKEGKCVSKETSENSTTTTRPTTTLSGIPEGCTNTGLYDWSCEEISAFFKNEYDYDPEDWCYDPSWQDRCCVMCYENSTTTIKPTTTSRAPTITTTMSTTTRTTPSTTTKPTTTITTRPTTTRPTTTRTTPTTTTRPTTTLSGIPEGCTNTGLYGWSCEEISAFFKNEYDYDPEDWCYDPSWQDRCCVMCYENSTTTTRPTTTLSGIPEGCTNTGLYDWSCEEISAFFKNEYDLDPEDWCYDPSWQDRCCVMCYENSTTTTRPTTTLSGIPEGCTNTGLYDWSCEEISAFFKNEYDLDPEDWCYDPSWQDRCCVMCYENSTTTTRPTTTLSGIPEGCTNTGLYDWSCEEFSAFLKNEYDYDPEDWCYDPSWQDGCCVMCYVNGIYYKK encoded by the exons atgctaTTGAAATTAGCAGTTTTTGTGATTGTTCTGGAGACGGGATCGGTCCAGG CTTTGAATCAGGCCGTTTGGCTTGAGGATATCACCCAGAATGCCAAGACTCGCAATCTGGACCTTGGGTTGCCGGAAACTCTTCAGTTCAAGCTGAAGCGCAGCGGGCAACAGGATCTGACCTTGAATCTCGTGGAGAACACGCGACTGAACCAGAACGCTCCGGTTTACGAGGTCCACACAGAGAATGATCAAAATAAACTGGTCAAAAAAGAAACAGCGCCCATTACT GATGTGAAGTTCTACCACGACAAGGAGAATGGTGGTTCGTTCATGGTTGAATGCTCCAAGAGATCAAAGGGCGCGTGCCGACGAACACTG ACTGGTAGCTTGGAGATTGACAATTACGCCTTTGAAATCAACCCGACGCAGGAAATGTTTGTGTCAAGGTCACTGGCCGGCAACAAGCTTAATCCGCATATGCTTTCCAGGGTGGTAAATCGCACAGGAAAGCGTATTCTGAGCGTTATTGCTAGACGTGGTCACATTAGCGAAG ACACCCCAGTACTTCCTAGCTACATAGACGCTCCACTACCGCCTAGCAACCCGGCTGATACGACCAATCAGAACTTTGGTGACGATATGCGCCCTTACCCTACCAAGCCCGAACCTGGTCGTGATAACTCTGGGGTCATTAGTAAACTTGTTGAAAAAG AGCTTGCCAACGAATTACGACAACTTCTGATGAAGAGCGAGTTGGATGCCTTTACAGAG AAACTTCATCTTCATCGTCAGAAGAGACAATCAACCAACACGTACGCCCTGGAAATACTTGTCGGAGTCGACCCTTCCGTCTGGAAAAA GTACTACGCAAAAGCTGTTGACACAGCAACAGTGACTAAGGAGCAGGCAACTGAGTTGTTCATCCGGAAGCGTTTCTCTCACATCATTAACGGG ATGAGTCTTCGCTATGAAAGCATCGAAGATCCTGAGTTGAATATTTACGTGTCTATGACTGGAATCATCTTTTACAAG ACGATTGCTGCCAACAATCCGTTACCGAATGCTCAAACGGTGGAGACGGTTGAGGGGAGGGAGGTTGCAGATGGTTACTTCTACCTCAAACAACTGGCCGGTTGGCTTGCTGGTCTCTCTGGCACACCCGATAATGATCACGCTATGGTGTTTACCGA ATACGACATATACTCGACTGACGAAGATTGGGGAGAGAGATCGTACGGCGTGATAGGGATGGCCTGGATGAACGGCGTATGTAACAGAAATCGTGTGTCCATCCAAGAGGACGACGACTACTTCACAACGACCAGTGTCGCTGCGCACGAATTAGGACATAA CCTCGGTTCCTATCATGACGGCGAAAGAAGTGTTGACGTCGCCTCGGCTTGTTCCGCAAACTCAAAGTTCATCATGGCCCCGATTGTGTCCTCATTCAGTAGCAGCGATGCGTACACGGTGAACCCCTGGCGCTTCTCGACATGCTCCGTAAAGCAGTTTAAAAATTACATCAAGTCTCTGGGTACTAACAA CTGCCTGCTGGACTCCGTAGACGCCACGGACGAGTACAAAATCCACTCGACCAAGCAACCCGGTGAGCTTTACTCGCCAACAGAACAATGTCAGCTCGAATATGGAATACATTCGAGATTGGGATGCGGTCAG tCGGCCACAAACCCGCGGATATGCCTGCACATGTCATGTTTTCATGAtggtttttgttatgatattgcTGCCGCCCGAGGCACACCGTGCGACGATCCTTCTCTGAACAAG TGGTGCAAAGAGGGAAAATGTGTCTCTAAAGAAACGTCAG AAAACAGCACCACGACGACTAGGCCGACTACGACACTGAGCGGCATTCCGGAAGGCTGCACCAATACAGGCTTGTACGACTGGTCGTGTGAAGAAATAAGCGCCTTCTTCAAAAATGAGTACGACTACGATCCTGAGGACTGGTGTTACGATCCCTCGTGGCAGGACAGATGCTGCGTCATGTGCTATG AAAACAGCACCACTACGATTAAACCGACCACGACGTCAAGAGCGCCCACCATAACAACCACTATGTCGACCACGACGAGAACCACGCCGTCAACGACGACTAAGCCGACAACTACGATAACTACGCGTCCCACGACGACTAGGCCGACCACGACGAGAACTACGCCGACCACGACGACTAGACCGACTACGACACTGAGCGGCATTCCGGAAGGCTGCACCAATACAGGCTTGTACGGCTGGTCGTGTGAAGAAATAAGCGCCTTCTTCAAAAATGAGTACGACTACGATCCTGAGGACTGGTGTTACGATCCCTCGTGGCAGGACAGATGCTGCGTCATGTGCTATG AAAACAGCACCACGACGACTAGGCCGACTACGACACTGAGCGGCATTCCGGAAGGCTGCACCAATACAGGCTTGTACGACTGGTCGTGTGAAGAAATAAGCGCCTTCTTCAAAAATGAGTACGACTTAGATCCTGAGGACTGGTGTTACGATCCCTCGTGGCAGGACAGATGCTGCGTCATGTGTTATG AAAACAGCACCACGACGACTAGGCCGACTACGACACTGAGCGGCATTCCGGAAGGCTGCACCAATACAGGCTTGTACGACTGGTCGTGTGAAGAAATAAGCGCCTTCTTCAAAAATGAGTACGACTTAGATCCTGAGGACTGGTGTTACGATCCCTCGTGGCAGGACAGATGCTGCGTCATGTGTTATG AAAACAGCACCACGACGACTAGGCCGACTACGACACTGAGCGGCATTCCGGAAGGCTGCACCAATACAGGCTTGTACGACTGGTCGTGTGAAGAATTTAGCGCCTTCCTCAAAAATGAGTACGACTACGATCCTGAGGACTGGTGTTACGATCCCTCGTGGCAGGACGGATGCTGCGTCATGTGCTATG TAAACGGCATTTACTACAAGAAATAA
- the LOC127862990 gene encoding uncharacterized protein LOC127862990 isoform X10, giving the protein MLLKLAVFVIVLETGSVQALNQAVWLEDITQNAKTRNLDLGLPETLQFKLKRSGQQDLTLNLVENTRLNQNAPVYEVHTENDQNKLVKKETAPITDVKFYHDKENGGSFMVECSKRSKGACRRTLTGSLEIDNYAFEINPTQEMFVSRSLAGNKLNPHMLSRVVNRTGKRILSVIARRGHISEDTPVLPSYIDAPLPPSNPADTTNQNFGDDMRPYPTKPEPGRDNSGVISKLVEKELANELRQLLMKSELDAFTEKLHLHRQKRQSTNTYALEILVGVDPSVWKKYYAKAVDTATVTKEQATELFIRKRFSHIINGMSLRYESIEDPELNIYVSMTGIIFYKTIAANNPLPNAQTVETVEGREVADGYFYLKQLAGWLAGLSGTPDNDHAMVFTEYDIYSTDEDWGERSYGVIGMAWMNGVCNRNRVSIQEDDDYFTTTSVAAHELGHNLGSYHDGERSVDVASACSANSKFIMAPIVSSFSSSDAYTVNPWRFSTCSVKQFKNYIKSLGTNNCLLDSVDATDEYKIHSTKQPGELYSPTEQCQLEYGIHSRLGCGQSATNPRICLHMSCFHDGFCYDIAAARGTPCDDPSLNKWCKEGKCVSKETSENSTTTIKPTTTSRAPTITTTMSTTTRTTPSTTIRPTTTLSGIPEGCTNTGLYDWSCEEISAFFKNEYDLDPEDWCYDPSWQDRCCVMCYENSTTTTRPTTTLSGIPEGCTNTGLYDWSCEEISAFFKNEYDLDPEDWCYDPSWQDRCCVMCYENSTTTTRPTTTLSGIPEGCTNTGLYDWSCEEISAFFKNEYDLDPEDWCYDPSWQDRCCVMCYENSTTTTRPTTTLSGIPEGCTNTGLYDWSCEEFSAFLKNEYDYDPEDWCYDPSWQDGCCVMCYVNGIYYKK; this is encoded by the exons atgctaTTGAAATTAGCAGTTTTTGTGATTGTTCTGGAGACGGGATCGGTCCAGG CTTTGAATCAGGCCGTTTGGCTTGAGGATATCACCCAGAATGCCAAGACTCGCAATCTGGACCTTGGGTTGCCGGAAACTCTTCAGTTCAAGCTGAAGCGCAGCGGGCAACAGGATCTGACCTTGAATCTCGTGGAGAACACGCGACTGAACCAGAACGCTCCGGTTTACGAGGTCCACACAGAGAATGATCAAAATAAACTGGTCAAAAAAGAAACAGCGCCCATTACT GATGTGAAGTTCTACCACGACAAGGAGAATGGTGGTTCGTTCATGGTTGAATGCTCCAAGAGATCAAAGGGCGCGTGCCGACGAACACTG ACTGGTAGCTTGGAGATTGACAATTACGCCTTTGAAATCAACCCGACGCAGGAAATGTTTGTGTCAAGGTCACTGGCCGGCAACAAGCTTAATCCGCATATGCTTTCCAGGGTGGTAAATCGCACAGGAAAGCGTATTCTGAGCGTTATTGCTAGACGTGGTCACATTAGCGAAG ACACCCCAGTACTTCCTAGCTACATAGACGCTCCACTACCGCCTAGCAACCCGGCTGATACGACCAATCAGAACTTTGGTGACGATATGCGCCCTTACCCTACCAAGCCCGAACCTGGTCGTGATAACTCTGGGGTCATTAGTAAACTTGTTGAAAAAG AGCTTGCCAACGAATTACGACAACTTCTGATGAAGAGCGAGTTGGATGCCTTTACAGAG AAACTTCATCTTCATCGTCAGAAGAGACAATCAACCAACACGTACGCCCTGGAAATACTTGTCGGAGTCGACCCTTCCGTCTGGAAAAA GTACTACGCAAAAGCTGTTGACACAGCAACAGTGACTAAGGAGCAGGCAACTGAGTTGTTCATCCGGAAGCGTTTCTCTCACATCATTAACGGG ATGAGTCTTCGCTATGAAAGCATCGAAGATCCTGAGTTGAATATTTACGTGTCTATGACTGGAATCATCTTTTACAAG ACGATTGCTGCCAACAATCCGTTACCGAATGCTCAAACGGTGGAGACGGTTGAGGGGAGGGAGGTTGCAGATGGTTACTTCTACCTCAAACAACTGGCCGGTTGGCTTGCTGGTCTCTCTGGCACACCCGATAATGATCACGCTATGGTGTTTACCGA ATACGACATATACTCGACTGACGAAGATTGGGGAGAGAGATCGTACGGCGTGATAGGGATGGCCTGGATGAACGGCGTATGTAACAGAAATCGTGTGTCCATCCAAGAGGACGACGACTACTTCACAACGACCAGTGTCGCTGCGCACGAATTAGGACATAA CCTCGGTTCCTATCATGACGGCGAAAGAAGTGTTGACGTCGCCTCGGCTTGTTCCGCAAACTCAAAGTTCATCATGGCCCCGATTGTGTCCTCATTCAGTAGCAGCGATGCGTACACGGTGAACCCCTGGCGCTTCTCGACATGCTCCGTAAAGCAGTTTAAAAATTACATCAAGTCTCTGGGTACTAACAA CTGCCTGCTGGACTCCGTAGACGCCACGGACGAGTACAAAATCCACTCGACCAAGCAACCCGGTGAGCTTTACTCGCCAACAGAACAATGTCAGCTCGAATATGGAATACATTCGAGATTGGGATGCGGTCAG tCGGCCACAAACCCGCGGATATGCCTGCACATGTCATGTTTTCATGAtggtttttgttatgatattgcTGCCGCCCGAGGCACACCGTGCGACGATCCTTCTCTGAACAAG TGGTGCAAAGAGGGAAAATGTGTCTCTAAAGAAACGTCAG AAAACAGCACCACTACGATTAAACCGACCACGACGTCAAGAGCGCCCACCATAACAACCACTATGTCGACCACGACGAGAACCACGCCGTCAACGACCATTAGACCGACTACGACACTGAGCGGCATTCCGGAAGGCTGCACCAATACAGGCTTGTACGACTGGTCGTGTGAAGAAATAAGCGCCTTCTTCAAAAATGAGTACGACTTAGATCCTGAGGACTGGTGTTACGATCCCTCGTGGCAGGACAGATGCTGCGTCATGTGTTATG AAAACAGCACCACGACGACTAGGCCGACTACGACACTGAGCGGCATTCCGGAAGGCTGCACCAATACAGGCTTGTACGACTGGTCGTGTGAAGAAATAAGCGCCTTCTTCAAAAATGAGTACGACTTAGATCCTGAGGACTGGTGTTACGATCCCTCGTGGCAGGACAGATGCTGCGTCATGTGTTATG AAAACAGCACCACGACGACTAGGCCGACTACGACACTGAGCGGCATTCCGGAAGGCTGCACCAATACAGGCTTGTACGACTGGTCGTGTGAAGAAATAAGCGCCTTCTTCAAAAATGAGTACGACTTAGATCCTGAGGACTGGTGTTACGATCCCTCGTGGCAGGACAGATGCTGCGTCATGTGTTATG AAAACAGCACCACGACGACTAGGCCGACTACGACACTGAGCGGCATTCCGGAAGGCTGCACCAATACAGGCTTGTACGACTGGTCGTGTGAAGAATTTAGCGCCTTCCTCAAAAATGAGTACGACTACGATCCTGAGGACTGGTGTTACGATCCCTCGTGGCAGGACGGATGCTGCGTCATGTGCTATG TAAACGGCATTTACTACAAGAAATAA